The Pelmatolapia mariae isolate MD_Pm_ZW linkage group LG9, Pm_UMD_F_2, whole genome shotgun sequence genome has a segment encoding these proteins:
- the LOC134634137 gene encoding macrophage mannose receptor 1-like, with product MVTTDSERLDRGSMLENEASKIGLRISAAKSKVMRSGYARANTPVLVGHSPLDEFDQFTYLGSVITPDETFTLGGNAFGAACQFPFKFHEKWYAECTKDGRTDGQLWCATERDYDKVGKWGFCPTRVVAPTAPPQLPAGCPQSTSRGTWIPFRGHCYSFFSSVTNDWAHASIECIKMGASLVSIQDPIESKFIEENVEILQHSAKTFWIGMYKTHEVKWMWIDNSTLDYTNWKSGMAESESCVYISSDTGLWGMTDCRRSFPYICKTPKAHVIKETTHGSAGITMAIVLFVIAIVGLGAFLLFRKRITRIPAPTLGESTFDIKLYFNNPNRAAVDTKGLVENIEQNEQA from the exons ATGGTAACCACGGACTCTGAGCGGCTGGATCGAGGCAG TATGCTGGAAAATGAAGCGTCAAAGATCGGACTGCGGATCAGCGCTGCCAAAAGCAAAGTCATGCGGAGCGGTTATGCCAGAGCGAATACTCCAGTACTCGTTGGCCACAGCCCGCTTGATGAATTCGATCAGTTCACGTATCTCGGCAGTGTGATAACACCAGACG AGACATTCACACTAGGAGGAAATGCTTTTGGAGCCGCTTGTCAGTTCCCTTTTAAGTTCCATGAGAAGTGGTACGCCGAATGCACTAAAGACGGTCGTACGGATGGACAGCTGTGGTGTGCCACGGAGAGAGATTATGATAAAGTGGGGAAATGGGGATTTTGTCCAACCAGAG TTGTAGCTCCCACTGCTCCCCCACAGCTTCCTGCAGGCTGTCCACAATCAACAAGCAGGGGAACATGGATACCTTTCAGAGGCCATTGTTATTCCTTCTTCAGTTCAGTGACCAATGACTGGGCCCACGCCTCAATTGAATGTATAAAAATGG GTGCTTCTCTAGTGAGTATTCAGGACCCTATTGAGAGTAAATTTATAGAAGAGAATGTGGAGATTCTCCAGCACAGTGCCAAAACCTTTTGGATTGGCATGTATAAAACCCATGAAG TTAAGTGGATGTGGATTGACAACAGCACTTTGGACTATACCAACTGGAAATCAGGAATGGCAGAGTCAGAGTCGTGTGTGTACATCAGTTCTGACACTGGTCTGTGGGGTATGACAGACTGCAGAAGGTCATTTCCTTACATCTGCAAAACACCAAAAG CCCACGTCATCAAGGAAACTACACATGGGTCCGCTGGCATCACCATGGCTATAGTATTATTTGTAATCGCCATAGTTGGACTTGGTGCCTTCCTCCTGTTCCGTAAAAGGATAACTAGGATACCTGCCCCCACCCTGGGAGAATCCACCTTTGACATCAAGTTATACTTCAACAATCCAAACCGAGCAGCGGTAGACACCAAAGGGCTGGTTGAGAACATCGAGCAGAATGAGCAAGCATAG